cgccataccataaaacgtcccgtcttaagacgggcgtataaaaaggatATCTgtggacgtcatttccggtctgacaAAGTCGTGAtggcagttgaggagtgggtcaatggaaaggaccccgACTTTTTCAGTTttgggctgatggcacttgaacaccattggtctaagtgcatcacactagagggcaattacatcaataaacaagagtaccgcaaacggtacataatacacccgtgaaatgcttacaaagggtgtttttcttgtgctataatttgtataactttgtttaaggtagtatcagccatcatgaggctgtgacaaactttcatatgaacaaagggtcttggCTTaattttcctcaaaatggaccaagttcaacaacctgtaatttttttcaaaaatggaagaattcaaaaatggaagaaaatcaaaattcttccccagatgcacaacttcaatacccatacaaacactccacaaaataagatagtcctcacttgaaaactgtgggaggagttgggcggacaaattatgtaccctccatagaatattaatttccaaatagactaagttcaacaacctgtaattttcttaaaaattgtagaaaatcaaaatccatcccacatgcacatcttcaatacccatacaaacactccataaaataagaaggctctcatttgaaaactgtgggaggagtagggcacacaaattatgtaccctccatataataattatttccaaataatggggcaaaactcctggaaaaaaggtcgaaatggatcaaaattgcagtatgatctagagtgacccacaaagaagctacacagcaagtttcagcatgatatgtgaaagggaaatgaaattataaggAGAAAACCCCGTActgacggacggatggacgtacagacatcgctgtaccataatacgtcccgtctaaagacaggcgtataaaaagaggtggatctcaaccggaaataagtgagactggttacttattgactcgccctcatATAACAAGAATTCTTTCTTCTGACTAAGGGATGCCAAGTTTGACAAAATTATGACCTATAACTAGAATTCTTTCTTCTGAATAAGGGATGTCAAAAATAGTACAATTATGACCTATGCCTAGAATTCTTCCTTCTGTTTCAAAATAATTGCAAGGACAAAGTTTGTATTCAACAGAAAGACAGATGAACACACAAATAGTACTTCTCAAGTACGTGTACCACAATACTGTATTTCGATGGCAGAAAGTatgatttaaaatattacaaaaaactttcactgtacataaatatttaatacaaaatatctctattaaaagtaaatacaatatgtatacaatatataaaataccTATTGCATAAAATCAAtcttaattgtaaattttactttttaattGCTGCAGAACAAATATGAGTATCACAGAATTTATGCTGACacaaagaggcccatgggtggCAGTGTCCACCCGAGTTCTCTTGCACCTTTAGAGATATGACTCCTGTATGCTTTGGAGCTCTAATTAGTCCCAAATATATGATCTACATTATATGACAatactttcattttgttttcacatGTATTGTAgtcttaaaagattttcctcATATTTACACCCCAACTGTTTAAAAGCCCTGTGGACctggtttgaatttatttttgaagaattgtacaatacatgtatatttataggaTTCTATGAGAATGTCACTTTGTTCACAAATGTGTATCTTAGTACCCTTTATTGAGCCCAAatcaaatataatatatatatatatatgttcaaaaTGAATGTGGGCAATAacgtgggggtggggggtgggggtggcaGTATAACAAATTCACTGGTACTGACAATTCACCGAGTATAGTCAAAAGAAATAGTTATGTAATCTATTTGGGCTACATTATGTATATCGAAACATTATTCAGATAATCTTAGTTTTATTCTGAATACCTTATCCAGTCTGTCACACTTCTGCACACCACACTTTGAAATACAGGTGTGATTACCAATGGGTGTTAATATCGAGGGTAAACCCTGTAAAATTTtaccatttgtttgtgaaaatcagtggcatatggCACTATGCGGGGTTGGCATTACAATGGGGGTGTTAACAAAAGGGGGAAATccattctttagaatttttaggCAATAAGCGTAGGTGGCATCATAATGGGGacaatatatcgagggagcactgtgtatatatatatacatatcctACAACATAATATAATGGGGGCAATATATCAAGGGAGCAccgtatatatatacatatatatatatatatatcgtacaACATAATATTATGGTTTCAAAATGTCATAATGTAAAGTTTGAGTAACAATATAACATCAgagtaaacaataaaacaaaggCCACGCTGGACACTGACCAGTATCACATTCATTTATTGGGTTACCTTTTTGAGGGGTCAGTTGGCATTGAAAGGGAGTAGTTTCTATGATGAATGTTGATTAGGAACATGTACTTGAGCATATTTAAAgtcatttgttttatttttgcaggTAGATAACAAATTCAGCAGTTCTGCTGCAGTGATGGACAAATTCTGGCACTTCTGAATGCCATCGTTCCAAGAATTCACCTGGGGAATCCCCACTCCATCTTCAAAATCCAGGCGTAGCAGATTTTTTTCATCAGACAAAAATCTGATGAATTGTTGAAGTGTCTTGGGTTCTGGTCCCTCGATTATATCCCGAAATGGTCTCTGGCATTTCCATACTTCCCACATCATTAGGCCAACTCCATACATGTCATGCTCAAAAGTGTATTCTGTCTGGGCAGGTAATGACAAAATGTTTCTATGCAGGTAAACATATTGCGCTAATTCTGTTGAAGTCTCTGGGAAATAGTGCGAGTTTAGCTTCTGGGGATATCGAATGTGGACCAGTTTGACTCTATCATTTTCATCAACCTGAcaataaatgaacaaaataaatgaaaaaaataatctcTGTCTGTTCTGTGACTTAAAACAGTTCTTTaggtagcccccccccccccccattagaCAAATACCTAAATCATAATTTGTGGAATACTTTAAATTGCATGAATAGATTTCATGTCAGTAAAATGACAAATGGCAATGATAATTACTAGTGGTTTCTCACCATAACAGAATCCTGAGACACGTCTATATGGACCAGTCTCTTTGTGTGCAGGAAGTCTAGTCCACTAATAACCTGCTCTAGGTTCGAATACAGGGTCTGTATCTTATCGTCAGGCTCAATAGTCGTCGACTCCATGAAAGCTCTCAAACTGCATTTAACAGGAAACAGGACAGGCCAGATAAAATGGTGTTCTGGAGAGCTTCTCAAAATCATTGAAATAAGTGACATGTTATACACAAATCTTTTTGACCTGCAAATAAAATtgttacaatattttcatgtgAAAGGAAAATATATGCATTCAAATCAAGTTAACAAAtcaaataagttttaaaaagattttattGTCAAAACTTCAACTCAGAAGGCATGTTATTTGATCAAAAATACCTGTATGCTTCTTCCACCCTCATATGCTCCATAATGTTCACTTCATCGATGCTAAGCCAATTCTTTACAACAACTACATTAGAATGGCCACAAGTTTTATTGCTTGCTTTAGACGATGCTTTGTGAACCTCTCCAAACAAACCTCGATATAAAAGTCCATCTTCTTCAAAATCAGCAAATGACCAATATGAGGTGGGAGTTAACTCAATTTTATAGAAATAGGCCAACCTTCGCCTAAGTCTTTCAAACCTGACTTTTTGACTAGAGCAGTTCTTTACTATAAATTCCTTGGTCTCTTTTTCCTCTCTTCTCTTGTCCAGAAGAGTTAGTTCTGCCTCAATCTGTTGGAGAACTTTCCTCCTCTGGTTTTCCAAATATGTGAACAAATGAGAAACCTCCTTCTCCATAATTGGTTTCATTTGCATGGGGTCACTCGCTGATTTCAGAATTCCCTCTGCATACTTCCTGAGGGAGTTCCGAGGATCCTTGGCATACTCTGTTTCCAAcatttgacctttaaccttccTGGCTAATTCCTTTAATCCCCATACTGGTAAGCGTACGAGGGCCCCAATCAACAAAACAGGAGAAAAGGAAATTCCCACTAAAACCTTTAACCCTAAGTTGATGTTGTCAAATTTTTCAGCAATCACAATGGGTACAAATGGCTCAACATTTTCAACTAATATATTCTCTGAATTACTGCCCTGAATGTACCTCTTTTGTAAATTGAACAACTTGGAGTCAAAGTCTGGAAACTTCTCCTGAAAGTTCTTAGCCATGCAAGCACCAAGTTCttccatttttttgttttcagtttcCCACTTTTGAATTTCCTCTGTTATCTTGTCATACAGCTGGATTCTCAATTTGATTGTTGCTTCTTTCCATTGAATATCAGTGGTATTCATGGTCTGAGTAAAATCACACAGTTTCTGAGTCATTTCCTTACTACGTAAGTGATTTCTTAGCTGTGTGATGATTTCTTCTAATCCCTCATTAAAATTCCTCCTTTCTACTTCAAAGAATTCGTTGACATCTTTTTTCAGCTTCATTAGATCCTCCACTGTTTCTTTGTTCTTGATCATCCTCTCCTCTGGAGTTAAATGGACATCAGAGAGACTGCTCTCTATACACAAAGCTGCCTTATCCAAAATCAGCTGCAACAACCTAATAAAGGATAGGACTCTTCAATAGAAACCAAGGTTAAAACATCTGATGATATTTGAACATCAATCAAATCAGTTGAAGgttgaaatttataaaatgcatatatatttgcattttcaatgttttttgcctttggtatcttttaaaattgtaatgatagccattttctaatgaatgtgctgcagttgtaaacaatcctAATAAATTACGGTATACATCTATTTTAACTGCTGGGAATTACGACAGAAATGACAGTAGATGGTAACTatcagaaatgaatttcatttctgattttaaatttaaatttcataccctcctgcattttcaaaaatagaatttatttctttaaagtcATTTACTTTTCCTTCCATCCTGTCCACTCATTTTGGAAATAACAGGAAATTTGCAAGACATTTGGATCTAGCTGTATGTTTAacacattttgtcatttatagataatattggcagttgattttttttaataacataGGATATTTCTTCTCTGTAGGAAGGACAGACTGGATTTATCTAACTTTGTCAGTTTCAGAGCAAATGATAGGCATTAACTTTGAACACTTAGTAGCATTAATTTCCAAGCAAACTAACCTTGCATCGTTCAGCAGAAGTGTGTTTCTGCTCTCTGGAATGAGAGAGTGAATTTTGTGTAAAACTGCAGCAAAACGACCAACAATGAACTTTTCTGGGGTGTCCTGGATGAACATAGCCTCTCTGCTGGACAATTTGAATATCTGGTTCTCCTTACAGTCAGGCCAACCGGTGGAT
This genomic window from Ostrea edulis chromosome 4, xbOstEdul1.1, whole genome shotgun sequence contains:
- the LOC125670176 gene encoding uncharacterized protein LOC125670176 isoform X1, with the protein product MEEDEVDRLRLPQARKEAKTRGIDISNLKNIGEIRCTLKRHSLIDRKTRDNVIKSLSSDAENDSILRKRLGSIYTATLQAFRDLEQSGDTILDHLEQCFPGLLTRLENEESKLMNNNVKCPIMVLGETGSGKSSFINLILGCELLPHSLLSNTNTICEIQYGEDYRASFHYIDNAESKEDVRYETFQDMQSSLCDKIQKKGEQKSLYKRVEIFLPSDILKSGLLIVDSPGIADTGEMTDIVLDYLIKACAFIYIINSENAGGVAPDRLQYLLKKVVEKAFHDEQDYRSTCAVFICNKWDQVPFEERDKVFKDTVRKLCTESTGWPDCKENQIFKLSSREAMFIQDTPEKFIVGRFAAVLHKIHSLIPESRNTLLLNDARLLQLILDKAALCIESSLSDVHLTPEERMIKNKETVEDLMKLKKDVNEFFEVERRNFNEGLEEIITQLRNHLRSKEMTQKLCDFTQTMNTTDIQWKEATIKLRIQLYDKITEEIQKWETENKKMEELGACMAKNFQEKFPDFDSKLFNLQKRYIQGSNSENILVENVEPFVPIVIAEKFDNINLGLKVLVGISFSPVLLIGALVRLPVWGLKELARKVKGQMLETEYAKDPRNSLRKYAEGILKSASDPMQMKPIMEKEVSHLFTYLENQRRKVLQQIEAELTLLDKRREEKETKEFIVKNCSSQKVRFERLRRRLAYFYKIELTPTSYWSFADFEEDGLLYRGLFGEVHKASSKASNKTCGHSNVVVVKNWLSIDEVNIMEHMRVEEAYRSKRFVYNMSLISMILRSSPEHHFIWPVLFPVKCSLRAFMESTTIEPDDKIQTLYSNLEQVISGLDFLHTKRLVHIDVSQDSVMVDENDRVKLVHIRYPQKLNSHYFPETSTELAQYVYLHRNILSLPAQTEYTFEHDMYGVGLMMWEVWKCQRPFRDIIEGPEPKTLQQFIRFLSDEKNLLRLDFEDGVGIPQVNSWNDGIQKCQNLSITAAELLNLLSTCKNKTNDFKYAQVHVPNQHSS
- the LOC125670176 gene encoding uncharacterized protein LOC125670176 isoform X2; this encodes MQSSLCDKIQKKGEQKSLYKRVEIFLPSDILKSGLLIVDSPGIADTGEMTDIVLDYLIKACAFIYIINSENAGGVAPDRLQYLLKKVVEKAFHDEQDYRSTCAVFICNKWDQVPFEERDKVFKDTVRKLCTESTGWPDCKENQIFKLSSREAMFIQDTPEKFIVGRFAAVLHKIHSLIPESRNTLLLNDARLLQLILDKAALCIESSLSDVHLTPEERMIKNKETVEDLMKLKKDVNEFFEVERRNFNEGLEEIITQLRNHLRSKEMTQKLCDFTQTMNTTDIQWKEATIKLRIQLYDKITEEIQKWETENKKMEELGACMAKNFQEKFPDFDSKLFNLQKRYIQGSNSENILVENVEPFVPIVIAEKFDNINLGLKVLVGISFSPVLLIGALVRLPVWGLKELARKVKGQMLETEYAKDPRNSLRKYAEGILKSASDPMQMKPIMEKEVSHLFTYLENQRRKVLQQIEAELTLLDKRREEKETKEFIVKNCSSQKVRFERLRRRLAYFYKIELTPTSYWSFADFEEDGLLYRGLFGEVHKASSKASNKTCGHSNVVVVKNWLSIDEVNIMEHMRVEEAYRSKRFVYNMSLISMILRSSPEHHFIWPVLFPVKCSLRAFMESTTIEPDDKIQTLYSNLEQVISGLDFLHTKRLVHIDVSQDSVMVDENDRVKLVHIRYPQKLNSHYFPETSTELAQYVYLHRNILSLPAQTEYTFEHDMYGVGLMMWEVWKCQRPFRDIIEGPEPKTLQQFIRFLSDEKNLLRLDFEDGVGIPQVNSWNDGIQKCQNLSITAAELLNLLSTCKNKTNDFKYAQVHVPNQHSS